One stretch of Methanobacterium aggregans DNA includes these proteins:
- a CDS encoding GNAT family N-acetyltransferase, which yields MRQHHQNKSENFQEHYQDFSFQERKEDLLKKSAVGSLRVDFAKDVSEDRVVGYCVSSLSPELEGEIDSIYVDEAWRSEGVGGTLMERALNWMDENHVKKRRILVANGNEKALEFYARYGFYHRATVLEQRTY from the coding sequence CTGAGGCAGCACCATCAAAATAAATCCGAAAACTTTCAGGAACACTATCAGGATTTTAGTTTCCAGGAGAGGAAGGAAGATCTGCTTAAAAAATCTGCAGTTGGTTCTTTAAGGGTTGACTTTGCAAAAGATGTTTCTGAAGATCGTGTTGTTGGTTACTGTGTGAGCTCGTTATCCCCTGAACTTGAGGGAGAGATTGATTCTATCTACGTTGATGAAGCGTGGAGATCAGAAGGTGTAGGTGGCACCTTAATGGAAAGGGCGTTGAACTGGATGGATGAGAACCACGTTAAGAAGCGCAGGATCCTTGTGGCCAATGGTAACGAAAAAGCCCTGGAGTTTTACGCGAGATACGGATTTTACCACAGGGCAACTGTTCTGGAGCAAAGAACCTATTAA
- a CDS encoding ABC transporter ATP-binding protein, which produces MSNHVIEFKDVWKTYKMGDEEVNALAGLNLALRTGSFTAVMGPSGSGKSTFLHVAGILDTPTRGTFLINGKEPGKFSSKKQAQMRRNEIGFVFQRFNLMHQLTVLENVMLPMIKEDESKAVELIDRMGLEGKYNKLPSQLSGGEQQRVAIARALINDPSIVFADEPTGELDSKNANAIMQILQDLNRKDGVTIVVVTHNLESAEYADEIIEMRDGKIRV; this is translated from the coding sequence AAAGATGTCTGGAAAACATATAAAATGGGTGACGAAGAAGTAAACGCCCTTGCAGGATTGAATTTAGCCCTGAGAACTGGATCTTTCACTGCAGTGATGGGGCCATCAGGGTCTGGAAAATCAACCTTCCTCCATGTTGCAGGAATACTGGACACCCCTACTAGGGGCACTTTCCTCATCAATGGAAAGGAACCAGGTAAATTTTCCTCAAAAAAACAGGCCCAGATGCGTAGAAATGAGATAGGCTTTGTTTTCCAGAGGTTCAACCTGATGCATCAGCTCACGGTCCTTGAGAACGTTATGCTCCCAATGATCAAGGAGGACGAGTCGAAGGCTGTGGAGCTCATCGATAGGATGGGGCTGGAGGGTAAGTACAACAAACTTCCAAGCCAGCTTTCAGGTGGTGAGCAGCAGCGTGTTGCAATAGCCAGGGCTCTTATCAACGATCCATCTATAGTTTTTGCAGATGAACCAACTGGAGAGCTTGACAGCAAGAACGCCAATGCAATAATGCAGATACTCCAGGATCTGAACCGTAAGGATGGTGTCACCATCGTGGTTGTAACCCACAACCTGGAATCTGCTGAATATGCAGATGAGATCATTGAGATGAGGGATGGGAAGATCAGGGTATAA